TATCTATCATGTTTGAATTTTAGTTTAGCTAAGTGCGTGGCGTGACGCCGTTCTATTGCGCGCCGTAACCGTCGTCGTCTAGAGAACATACAAGGGGCTGCTGAAAAGTTGGCgaccttaaaaaaaaacgaaagagagtattaaagtaaatgtcAAGTAAATAATCGTTAGTAATgacggcaatatttaaactgtcaAAGAGGCGGGGgaaaaagtagcatagtttttttctagcttaggccgcgaatatttcagaCTCCCCTCGTATAGTACTTcgtataatagggatgatgacacatgttgaattttataacaaaatctagtaaaatacatAGCAAaggagcaatttatcacaataatgtggatattaaaataaaatattgaaaaattacaaaaatacaggacctgaaagtttcaaaatttaagttttttttaacttccaaaaacgacaaaagtaagggtaccattcgattccatacatttcatgcaataaaatattgtatagcaactatatacataaacgcattaTTTcgccgacaaaaacgcaattttcttgttttgtccatactacaagatgggcgatgacgtcacggcctctggccgttttgtatagggcgtttcgcgagtgaagtgcgactgtcggactttgactacaatttctgacttttgtgttactttaatgcaatgggtcccatgtagacatttgatcctaaaaagaaacccgatcgattgataccataaaaaaattagtcatgtagcctattatgtaACATTACCGAGCGTGCCGCGGCCCAGCGTGCCAGTATTAGGCTGCTGTGCTCGTGCGGCGGGCGGTGTTGGTGGCTTGGTGGTGGGCGCGGGCAGCGGCTGGACCGGTGCGGCCGAGCGGCGCGCCCGCGGCGTGCCTGCGCTGCTCCAGCGAGCGCCGTGTCCAATGTCGTCCAGAGCTggcgaaatagttatttgtacaacaagagatcaaagtttgatatttcttcgagtgcttattttgagtcccgtgcaagcgaaagattctataatagattcacgagcgcagcgagtgaatctaatttagaatcttgagcgtagtaagggactcaaaagcgcacgagatgtaaataactttgatctcgtgtagtacacaacatttttcacctcagcagtgagaacatattagagaacccgaaaaatgtattccttcttcatcacttacctctattcactcatattttcttaagatataccaacaattaaattttcacctcagcagctcgaacaagggtactttgctacttaaaagcagtgagcaaaatcgcattttgctcactgagtgagcaaaatcacattttgctcattttgtctcactcagtgagcaaaatgcgattttgctcactgtttttaagtagcaaagtacccttgttcgagctgctgaggtgaaaaaaattaaaaatgcgtgtcgaaaatttgctactgaattaataattgaaattgtaaattaaagttcaaattgtcTGTGTCGTATATGTGACAAGGCGTTCgaagggtttttttttttttttactcctGCCTCCTCTGCTTTTTTAATACTGGTAGTTTTTTCTCCAGTACTTGATTCTTTTTTggatttttatcttttcttttttaatttgataTGTCTGTTATCCTTATATCTAaagactaaaactaaaaactacttTCTTTTTTGTTAGACACAATCTtcctaattaaacatttttaaaaggACTTTTTCCAAATTATCATTACACACATCAGCGAATTTATTTGTTTCGAAGGGTTATAGGGcagtcacaatagatcaattcCTGATCGATGCGCCACTCGCCCATAACAtcccaaataataataataatcagagcGGCAAATTCACATGCCATTCGTAAACTACATGTTCACTGCATCATAATGGATGCTTGATTCAAATTGTACTAGAAAAGCCTTTCATCAGATCTGAACTGTGTGCATAAAAAGAAATTTGGTTAGTCTCCAATCtgtacatcttataaaacaaagtctcccgccgcatctgtctgtttgtatgttcgagataaactcaaaaactactgtacagactttcatgtggttttcacctatcaatagtgattcttgaggaaggtttaggtgtataatttgtaaaaggtAACCAGTgtgaagccagggcgggtcgctagtttgtaATATGATTCAAAGTTATATGATATAATTATCCTATATTtagcttttattttgtattataatGCTAACACCATAtttgaataagtaataaataacaaataagggACAATCTTACTGGCttaatgcccttactgggattcaaaCCTTGGATCTCCAGCTTTGTAAGCAGggtcactaatatttataattgaataaaaGTAATATTATAGTATCTTTCTTAAGTTAGGTAGTGGTTTGCCACATAACTAATAAGGTTAGGCAAACAGATAGTATTtctcatagatataatatatttaaagatgGACTCTAAGCAAGTCACTGTTACCACTTTTGTTTAgtgtacgattaacaatgtgaATCCACCTTGCTGTAGCcatgtcgataaagtcatatcgataaactatcaacatttcttgcaattttaattttacttgaaaggtttaacgacaactaaaataaacaaaaaacgcTTCTATTCTTTATGGAGGTTATCAGATCACGATTTTATCGTCACGCCACAGCAGGGAACAAAGGGAAAgttcagatttttaattacaatacacaaatacctacaaaaatatgtgttccgcaataattgaattatattatgatattataatatattcattatccattagcatttcaattatgtttatttttaacgaagatattaaagcttcaattaatcgctatttCGTTCTGCTgtgtagcgtttatcgatatataacatgattaaaatcgacttttCACATCCCTAAAAGAGCACACATATACGTTTTTACGGACACATACACAACTTGACACCACCTAAAATGGTAACACCTTGATTTGAAGTCCATCTTGTCAACAGTATGGTTGTCCTTTTTTGACAAAAGGCATTTTTACAAGAGCGAGGAGAGAGAAATGATACTAGTTGCTGCGCCGTCAAAGAGAACAGATAACGTTGGGGCCTTGGTATTTCTATAACcacaaatgatgttaaagtacATGTTCATGATTGCCAGCACAAAAATTTGGATACCTCAATAGGTACTAGCGCCCAATATGCATTATTCATATTGTGTTACCGCTTTAGTGCTGAAACTTAAATTCTTTTACTATTAAAACTAAAGTTAGCCATGGCAATGTCGATCAAACTTCAGAATATCAGACTTCTGCACCAAGAATTAACAGGTGGTGGCTGTTAGCATTTTAAACTTAAGTGACTTTAACTAATGACCAGAGTCCCATGAGATGAGATATAACTAACCTGTGTAATCAATGCTCTTCCTCACATACTTAATAGGTTTCTCTGGATTAGCCGGGGCAATGATCTTATACTGTCTGTTAGTAACTTTATTAGCAGTCAGCACTCCGATTTCCCGCCTAGCCACCTTCTCTTTATGAATAGCCACTGTTTGGGCAATATGATTCATCTGCCCTTCCATTTCTGCCAGTTGCATGGTTTGCAGCTCCAATAACTGCAGGAAATTGTAAGCCAATGTGTTTATCTGGTAAGCTACACTAGCCAGGGACTGTGTTGTGTAGTTTTTCGTGCTTTCCAGGGCAAGCCGCTTGTTCTCGGATTGAAAATAGTTTGCTTCACAGTACTCCGCCACACGCTCCAGGTTAGTGTGGCTGTCCGTCAAGTGGTTGCGCCCCTCGGGAATCTCCGTTTGTAGCAACGCCGCTAACTCAGCCATCGTGCTGCTGGAAATGAATGATTTGTTAATAAAATGCGATGACAACATTGACAACCTACTTCCGTGGTAATAGGCGTTGGCTAAGTTTGTTATCAGACTTACCGCTAATGGTATTTGCGCTCTAAAAATAGATATCGTTGGTTGCTGGCTGGTAATTAGGATCTTCTCATTTGTTGTACAAGTTcagaatattaaatttgttattttttaatattattcccCTACTCCAACTcaaagagtataataactatatatagtAACTCCAACTCCACTTGCTTGACAAGTGAAGACAGTGAAGtactttgtattttattttattaaataccatAGATTAAGTATAAAGCGCCTACTACACACTACACTATCGACAAAGGGACTTCCGACTGGTGATACCGTTACACACAATCGAACCGCCGTACACGGTGCGCCCGTCTCGAATAGCTATTTTGGTTATATGGATataacttggtcaagcagatcttgtcagtagaaaaaggcggcaaatttgaaaaatgtaggcgcgaagggatatcgtcccgtagaaaatttgaatttcgcgcgtttttttactgacaagatttggttgaccagcttatTTTCTCAACTGGTCACTGGGCAGGGCTATAaccacgaaaatcgaagttcgcaaatagcgggcatttttctctgtcactctaattaggcCTTCATCGGAGTAAACGAGAAAAATCCTCgctatttgcgaatttcggttttcgcggtagcccctcaggtgaCACGTATGTTAAGGGCAGGCTACATCAAATGCAGCCTCTATGGGTATTGGCCTTtgagggtggtattccacttgtccaatgtcattgcgtctcactctctcatcaagaaaaatgtgagacgcaatacacattgaacaaagaaattggataggTGGAATTCCACCCTAGGCGCTACTACTGAATCTACTGATGGTAATGATCACTGGGCCACATAGTACATATTGCCAGAAGTTTGTATTTTCCCTGGGTACTTACATGAAATAAGAATGAACATGCCATTGaattttttacaattatttattacaagagccttgtttaaaactgtaatatgaaggtagaaaataattatgttcaaaacatacattaatgaaatacatactgGTTCTCGTCTCGTCACAAGGGATTTCATTATCACTTATTCTATGATGTCCAACTTAGATCCATTTAAATGTTAATTCATGGATTACCGACAAATTAAATATCCAACTTTACGCTACATGATTACAAGTTTTAACAATTCATCATTAgtcattaaaaaaagttaaGTATATCTACAGTTGTATGTATTGAAGCATAAACATTATGTAAAATTAGTATAAAATTCACACAACTAATAACAAAATTTTATTGATCATAAGCTTCTAAAGGTTTAGAAAGGTGTAATGTAACTTTGCTGTCATGCTAAATCTAAAACTAGGTATAATGATGATGTATGGCTAAGGCCACATAGAGGTGCATGGtgcatcatagagaaaaaaacacAATATCTAGGATATTCCATGTGAATTTATATCTACCATGCATTACTAGCTAACCCCATGTAGTCTGTAGCCTGACAAGCAAATTGAtctatgaacaaacaaataTTGAATAAGAACATTATAcaatcataaaaaaactattaggtATGAGAAAACTGcaataaatactaaacgtttcagCATGCAAACTTTGATCGTCAATACTCGTAATACTTTTATTGCCATTTATGTATATTAACAGTAATATTGCATTTAGGATGATTATTTCAGGCTGTGAGAAGGATATCCCAGTTTATTTCATTATTGTACACTTCTTGATCCAGCCACAGCTCATAGTTGTCTTTGAACTCGTCATCCAATTCTACATTAGACTCCAGAACACTATTTATGTCCGTGTCAAGAGGTGTAAGATCTATTTCGATGTCTCCACCGGAGCCATATCTCCTCTGATTAAAGCGATCCACGCTGACCCTTAAAGCACACTCTTCATCTTGGAAGTCCCATGGCCGCACATCTACATCGTTGCCAAACGCCCAGTCATCATTCAACCTATGTCTCACTTTAGAATAAATGGCACTGATGGTTTTCATATTAGTTTTCCTCCACTGACGTCCCAAGTATTTTGTCTGCATTTTAAGCAATTTTAGCACGTAAAACTGCATAAGTGCATGCCTGACCTTGAGGGTTCGTTTCAAAATGGGCGCGCTTTTGAACACAACCAGCATCATTATTCTCGCGTTTTTCCACTTGGTCAACTTGTTGAGAATTCTCAGTAAGTTGATGCAAGAGAAAACATTTCTCCATGAATATGGAACTGAGGAGTCTCCAATATCCAAACATTCTTTTGTCAACTCGGGTTGCTCACCGATCACACATGCGGGGAAATCAAATATCGGTATTGAATTCTTGGCTCCAACGTATGACAGAATATTTTGGTTGAAAAACTTCAGAACAAGCGGCATACAGTTCGCATAGACTAGATGTTGTGACATGAATTCAAATTGATATATGTGATTTAACTTAAAGTGTTTGAGTAGAAGGAGTAATATAGCTGTGATGGCTTTGACAATGATCTCTTTGTGTCTGTTGACATCAATGCCAAGTTTCAAAGATTGCAGGACTGTCATGGGCATTTCTTCAGGAAGTAAATCTGACATAATGTTGAAAGTGTAGGCTTTAGCTGTAGAGGTCGGAGCAGCCGCTAAGAGTATCTTTAACAATGCAATCATGTACTGTGGTAGGTTTGGCAGCATGGCTCTATACAGTATTTCCACTTCTGTCTCTTCAACATCTTTCTCACCTTTTGTTAGGGGACTGCGGGCTATTTCAATTTCTCTTTCAATTTGAAGCTCAGACAAACTGGTGTACATGTGCTTTCTTAGTATATCTATACCCTCATGTATGGGTTGCGGGAGGCCATCAATTGTCTGCCTGTCCCCAGGTAAAGAGTAGCCTACAAATTTTATTCTGACATTATCCAGAAACATGTCAATATCTTTCTGCCGGACTTTTGACTGCCATGGCAAACTTCGTGGCAGTGGTGGGGGTGGTGGGGGACTTTCAAACTGTTTGAAGTACATGTAATATGGACAGTTTGGGTTTTGATTTGGGTTTTGTGTACTATCCGCAGGCATAGACTGGAACTCCATGGAGTAGTCTTCAGACCCGTTGCCCGTTTCTTCCTTGTCCACAAATATCTGTTCATCAGATTCATCCAGTGAAGTTTGCTTCATAAAGGTCTGCCTTCTCAAAGCGCGTTCATTTTCTGATAGTTTCATTTTTCTCCCAACCGGGTTTTGATTTTCAAGCATATCTGCGGCACTTGGGGGTGGGGAACTTGCTCTCATACCTTTAATTATTTCAAGGGTGTCTTCAGTTATTGGGTCTAGGCCATGCTTTTCTCTTAGCCGTGATTTCCTTTCTTTCAGCTCCTTGGACCCTCCTAAGTAAACCAGAAGTATTTT
This portion of the Cydia amplana chromosome 7, ilCydAmpl1.1, whole genome shotgun sequence genome encodes:
- the LOC134649589 gene encoding abl interactor 2 isoform X2 translates to MAELAALLQTEIPEGRNHLTDSHTNLERVAEYCEANYFQSENKRLALESTKNYTTQSLASVAYQINTLAYNFLQLLELQTMQLAEMEGQMNHIAQTVAIHKEKVARREIGVLTANKVTNRQYKIIAPANPEKPIKYVRKSIDYTALDDIGHGARWSSAGTPRARRSAAPVQPLPAPTTKPPTPPAARAQQPNTGTLGRGTLGKSSREYRTPPAVAPPQVPSHYAPNYPRRPPGYSTLPVAQPQVGMVHPNQHQSPSNYSQQDLHSSMPPPPSPLIGSDGEHSQHSMSLPGQRGSGSLSGRGGSVSPPLPPPPLDDELAHDAFGRQHHLNYTSAVDFIFTRAYERCARRRWPRGVSAPTTCARAPGLSCTM
- the LOC134649448 gene encoding striatin-interacting protein 1; this encodes MMGTNGNGRRGGAKMPDVRRPMEEGDCVNDMESPELDFVYDDCDTQANEIAELYSYTEHPEFQLNVKAFEDIMEEFNLPPSWQRLSNKQQRTVVMKLLEHLDVAVNDIRMRASRCILYLAQGCWAEMQSDAEQAHWARINVMTLYDMGVFTAFVELLNLEIVKSSSAIASRKLAESLADSTNLRVILSVLYLITEYMRTEKDNPDSEFVHLVKNFKEELGTPFGDELLPVKLLSMVTHLCAGTTPHFPMKKVLLLLWKILLVYLGGSKELKERKSRLREKHGLDPITEDTLEIIKGMRASSPPPSAADMLENQNPVGRKMKLSENERALRRQTFMKQTSLDESDEQIFVDKEETGNGSEDYSMEFQSMPADSTQNPNQNPNCPYYMYFKQFESPPPPPPLPRSLPWQSKVRQKDIDMFLDNVRIKFVGYSLPGDRQTIDGLPQPIHEGIDILRKHMYTSLSELQIEREIEIARSPLTKGEKDVEETEVEILYRAMLPNLPQYMIALLKILLAAAPTSTAKAYTFNIMSDLLPEEMPMTVLQSLKLGIDVNRHKEIIVKAITAILLLLLKHFKLNHIYQFEFMSQHLVYANCMPLVLKFFNQNILSYVGAKNSIPIFDFPACVIGEQPELTKECLDIGDSSVPYSWRNVFSCINLLRILNKLTKWKNARIMMLVVFKSAPILKRTLKVRHALMQFYVLKLLKMQTKYLGRQWRKTNMKTISAIYSKVRHRLNDDWAFGNDVDVRPWDFQDEECALRVSVDRFNQRRYGSGGDIEIDLTPLDTDINSVLESNVELDDEFKDNYELWLDQEVYNNEINWDILLTA